Proteins found in one Bremerella volcania genomic segment:
- the mtnC gene encoding acireductone synthase: MAAPAWNVILLDIEGTTSSVSYVFDVMFPYVLRELDNYLKCEWNDPALAPVLDQIAQDAGCEDFATWTADCADEAERRAEVAAEIRRLMDGDIKATGLKALQGMIWKDGFERGELVAQVYDDVPEALEAWTSAGLRVYIYSSGSIGAQKLFFGHSEAGNLLKYFSGHFDTTTGPKKEAKSYDTIAAAVGEAAEKVLFISDIVAELDAAKEIGMDTRLSIRPGNKPVEDGHTHEAITSFAQVSIG, encoded by the coding sequence ATGGCGGCACCAGCCTGGAACGTCATTCTGCTGGACATCGAAGGAACGACTTCGAGCGTTTCGTACGTGTTCGACGTCATGTTCCCCTACGTCCTGCGCGAGCTTGACAACTACCTCAAGTGCGAGTGGAACGACCCGGCGCTTGCCCCTGTTCTCGATCAGATCGCCCAGGATGCGGGTTGCGAAGACTTCGCCACTTGGACGGCCGACTGCGCCGACGAAGCCGAGCGACGTGCTGAGGTCGCGGCCGAGATTCGTCGGCTGATGGATGGCGACATTAAAGCGACCGGGCTGAAGGCCTTGCAGGGGATGATCTGGAAGGATGGCTTCGAACGCGGCGAGTTAGTCGCCCAGGTTTACGACGACGTGCCGGAAGCGCTCGAGGCCTGGACCTCGGCCGGGCTTCGCGTCTACATCTATTCGTCCGGCAGCATCGGGGCCCAGAAGCTGTTCTTTGGACACAGCGAAGCCGGTAACCTCTTGAAGTACTTCTCCGGCCACTTCGATACGACGACCGGCCCCAAGAAGGAAGCCAAAAGCTACGACACGATTGCCGCCGCGGTGGGCGAGGCCGCCGAAAAGGTGCTGTTCATCAGCGATATCGTGGCCGAGCTAGATGCCGCCAAAGAGATCGGCATGGATACCCGGCTGAGCATTCGCCCCGGCAACAAACCGGTGGAAGATGGCCACACGCACGAGGCGATCACCAGCTTCGCCCAGGTTTCTATCGGCTAG
- a CDS encoding DUF1559 domain-containing protein yields the protein MNVRSRKPGFTLVELLVVIAIIGILIALLLPAVQQAREAARRMQCTNHLKQLGLALHNYHDTHGNFPYGFRLGNIGNRDCWFQRILPFVEQDALQGVYEECIRTPKSSGGNLSGGYSYVYTVPSTFKGSLLGGAVISIFNCPSEPNNPAYCRGNQVGNYVLCNGADFFKRTANPSNSTKGMFYYDSSTGFNDLTDGSSNTVMGSEAIIRGANRPGHIYDAGGYWQGANHGEGFFSTQQSPNTSLPDLIVRSDTNNNECTNGDWDRIAPCEDVGYDDNNSSGGYRNSARSYHAGGVNTVLGDASVRFVPETIDLTTWRALGTTGNGEVLGNF from the coding sequence ATGAACGTCCGCTCTCGCAAGCCTGGTTTCACGCTGGTCGAACTGCTGGTGGTCATCGCGATCATCGGCATCTTGATTGCTCTTTTGTTGCCTGCAGTTCAACAAGCCCGAGAGGCGGCTCGCCGCATGCAGTGCACCAATCACCTCAAGCAACTTGGCCTGGCACTTCACAACTATCACGACACCCATGGCAATTTCCCGTATGGCTTTCGCCTGGGCAACATCGGCAACCGCGACTGCTGGTTTCAGCGGATTCTGCCGTTCGTCGAGCAAGACGCGCTGCAAGGGGTTTACGAAGAATGCATCCGCACTCCCAAGTCCAGCGGTGGCAATCTGAGCGGCGGCTACTCGTACGTTTACACGGTTCCCTCGACCTTCAAGGGAAGCCTCCTGGGGGGCGCAGTGATCAGCATCTTCAACTGCCCTTCCGAGCCGAATAACCCCGCTTACTGTCGAGGCAACCAGGTAGGCAACTACGTGCTGTGCAATGGTGCCGACTTCTTCAAGCGGACGGCCAACCCGTCGAACAGTACCAAGGGGATGTTCTACTACGATTCGAGCACCGGCTTTAACGACCTCACCGACGGTAGCTCGAACACGGTGATGGGGAGCGAAGCGATCATTCGCGGCGCCAATCGCCCGGGACACATTTATGATGCCGGCGGCTACTGGCAGGGAGCGAACCACGGCGAAGGCTTCTTTTCGACGCAGCAATCCCCCAACACTTCGCTGCCGGACCTGATCGTTCGTAGCGATACCAACAACAACGAATGCACCAATGGCGACTGGGACCGCATCGCTCCCTGCGAAGACGTCGGCTACGACGACAACAACTCGAGCGGCGGTTACCGCAACTCGGCTCGCAGCTACCACGCTGGCGGCGTGAATACGGTGCTGGGGGACGCTTCGGTGCGGTTCGTTCCCGAGACGATTGATCTCACCACCTGGCGAGCCCTGGGAACGACTGGCAACGGTGAAGTTCTCGGCAACTTTTGA
- a CDS encoding DUF6793 family protein: MALFEVETNAHIVITWADDENEAKGQVYDNYPGDDVIRISKRPRTSWVISKAALGLTTGPLDPCIVARDCLSKAEGDKVHAIRLYMHETGNDLNQARKAIESNMVMGW; encoded by the coding sequence ATGGCGCTATTCGAGGTGGAAACAAACGCTCACATCGTCATCACGTGGGCGGATGACGAGAACGAGGCCAAAGGACAGGTCTACGACAATTACCCGGGCGACGACGTAATTCGCATTTCTAAAAGACCACGGACATCGTGGGTAATCTCTAAAGCAGCATTGGGTTTAACGACAGGTCCTCTGGATCCTTGCATTGTGGCACGCGATTGTCTCTCGAAAGCGGAAGGGGACAAAGTCCATGCGATTCGCTTGTACATGCACGAGACCGGCAACGACCTGAACCAGGCTCGTAAGGCCATCGAGTCGAACATGGTCATGGGTTGGTAA
- a CDS encoding tetratricopeptide repeat protein gives MSESNSTESQSAPAPSPSPSQVPPPRRPPLVPVLIAVGLLSAIYVGYSFFNPKSMAQWKWAAAVDALEKDNLDEAKKLAEQATAWDPKNAELRLHIAEMHYREDETTEARIQIEEAIALGKNDPQVITQAGFLLSRMGQHDGALMLADRLVDIAEKEKTIHMHQALNQRAYAIAMAAADEAATPEQIAKGKKDIDLAIEYYGDDASYVDTRGYLKVFDGDLEGAVKDFDAAIEFYETTRTDLLAELTPEQIDNMPSGVTFVDNQLKQILAVLYSHRAIAHEKLGNEEEAKQDNDLAESYGLDRKRGIW, from the coding sequence ATGTCTGAGTCGAATTCGACCGAATCCCAATCCGCCCCTGCCCCATCGCCGAGCCCTTCGCAGGTTCCGCCACCGAGACGACCTCCCTTGGTTCCCGTGTTGATTGCGGTCGGGTTACTTTCCGCGATCTACGTTGGCTACTCATTTTTTAATCCCAAGTCGATGGCCCAGTGGAAATGGGCCGCGGCGGTCGATGCGTTAGAGAAAGACAACCTCGACGAGGCAAAGAAACTAGCCGAGCAGGCAACTGCGTGGGACCCCAAAAATGCGGAACTGCGATTGCATATCGCGGAAATGCATTATCGTGAGGACGAAACAACCGAAGCCCGAATTCAAATCGAAGAAGCGATCGCTCTGGGTAAAAACGATCCACAGGTGATCACGCAGGCAGGCTTCCTTTTGTCGCGCATGGGTCAACATGACGGAGCCTTGATGCTGGCCGATCGACTGGTCGACATCGCCGAGAAAGAGAAGACGATCCACATGCACCAGGCCCTCAACCAGCGTGCCTACGCGATCGCCATGGCCGCCGCGGACGAAGCCGCCACGCCAGAACAAATCGCCAAGGGTAAGAAGGACATCGACCTGGCGATTGAGTACTACGGCGACGACGCTTCCTACGTCGATACGCGCGGCTACCTCAAAGTATTCGATGGCGACTTGGAAGGTGCGGTGAAAGACTTCGACGCGGCGATCGAGTTTTACGAGACCACGCGAACCGACCTGCTCGCCGAATTGACTCCGGAGCAGATCGACAACATGCCCAGTGGGGTGACGTTCGTCGACAACCAGCTCAAGCAGATCTTGGCGGTCCTATATTCGCACCGGGCCATCGCCCACGAGAAGCTTGGCAATGAGGAAGAAGCCAAGCAAGATAACGACCTGGCCGAGAGCTACGGGCTCGATCGCAAACGGGGCATCTGGTAA
- a CDS encoding STAS domain-containing protein codes for MNLQIISTKDSHVHIAVSGKVSQDGIPRDKEPISSLLGPDAYTLTVLLDLKDTEVIDSSGIGWLLVCHKRFAEKGGRMICYSAPPAVANVFKLMRMDLVFDNAANAAEAEKLAGVNAET; via the coding sequence ATGAATCTACAGATCATCTCAACCAAAGACAGCCACGTTCATATCGCCGTATCTGGCAAAGTCAGCCAGGACGGCATCCCCCGCGACAAAGAGCCCATTTCGAGTCTATTGGGGCCAGATGCTTACACCCTGACGGTGCTGCTGGACCTCAAAGATACGGAAGTGATTGACTCGAGCGGCATCGGCTGGCTTCTGGTTTGTCACAAACGTTTCGCCGAGAAGGGGGGGCGCATGATTTGTTATTCGGCACCTCCCGCGGTTGCCAACGTCTTTAAATTGATGCGCATGGATCTTGTCTTTGATAACGCGGCCAACGCCGCGGAAGCGGAGAAACTAGCTGGTGTCAACGCAGAAACATAA
- a CDS encoding 1,2-dihydroxy-3-keto-5-methylthiopentene dioxygenase, giving the protein MASISVPDENRTITDASEISDFLKPFGIWYEKWDVAGRIGEKATNEEILEAYKPEIDRLKEQGGFVTADVINVSPETPNLDAMLEKFNKEHTHSEDEVRFTVEGRGVFHINPENGPVFAVLVESGDLINVPRDTQHWFNLCSDRHIRCIRLFEDPSGWTPHYMEDGVHVKYSPLCWGPDYLAKADDIDPVVKL; this is encoded by the coding sequence ATGGCCAGCATTTCCGTACCTGACGAAAACCGAACCATCACCGACGCTTCGGAGATCAGCGACTTCCTCAAGCCGTTTGGCATCTGGTATGAAAAGTGGGACGTCGCCGGCCGCATCGGGGAAAAGGCCACCAACGAAGAGATCCTGGAAGCGTACAAGCCCGAGATCGATCGCCTGAAAGAACAAGGCGGTTTCGTCACGGCCGACGTCATCAACGTCTCGCCAGAAACGCCCAACCTCGACGCGATGCTCGAGAAGTTCAACAAAGAACATACCCACAGCGAAGACGAAGTCCGCTTCACCGTTGAAGGACGCGGCGTCTTTCACATCAATCCGGAAAACGGCCCGGTCTTCGCCGTCCTCGTCGAATCGGGCGACCTGATCAACGTGCCGCGCGACACGCAGCATTGGTTCAACCTGTGCAGCGATCGCCATATCCGCTGCATTCGCCTGTTCGAAGACCCATCGGGCTGGACGCCGCACTACATGGAAGATGGCGTGCACGTGAAGTATTCGCCGCTGTGCTGGGGTCCTGACTACCTGGCCAAAGCCGACGACATCGATCCGGTGGTGAAGCTCTAA
- a CDS encoding GGDEF domain-containing protein, whose amino-acid sequence MEDWILGIPTPVAMALIALIGYFLGKRNHRPVSSEQAYARRELKRAKAIVKQLEEISREVRRNLASHQSSIAHFKERILLMSSKKKETGESWQTLCEEAERMLSPTMRLSAQIANAYDEVRQQANLLMTFTESRTDPLTGLSNRRALDDSLESLFAMKDRYELTFSLCILDVDHFKKINDEYGHLEGDRVLQEVASLIDNCVRETDVVTRYGGEEFVILMPSTNLAGALIFAERVREAVEQKLKVTVSGGVAQASATDEPQTLLARADAALYRAKSRGRNCIYCHNGDSVQEHSAAGQVDANVPHEDAEALLEEVRTLEKSLGKRETDKATSREPHPVETV is encoded by the coding sequence ATGGAAGACTGGATTTTGGGAATTCCGACTCCGGTAGCTATGGCGTTGATCGCCCTGATCGGATACTTCCTCGGAAAACGCAATCACCGCCCCGTTTCGTCCGAGCAAGCCTATGCTCGCCGCGAACTGAAACGCGCCAAGGCCATCGTCAAACAGCTGGAAGAAATCTCGCGCGAGGTTCGTCGCAACCTGGCTTCGCATCAGTCGAGCATCGCTCACTTCAAGGAACGCATCCTTTTGATGAGTTCCAAAAAGAAAGAAACCGGCGAGTCGTGGCAAACGCTGTGCGAAGAGGCCGAACGGATGCTCAGCCCTACCATGCGGCTCTCGGCTCAAATCGCCAACGCCTACGACGAAGTCCGTCAGCAAGCCAACCTGCTGATGACCTTCACCGAGTCGCGCACCGATCCTTTGACCGGCCTGAGCAATCGCCGCGCGCTCGACGATAGCCTGGAAAGCTTGTTCGCGATGAAGGACCGCTACGAGCTGACCTTCTCGCTCTGCATTCTCGACGTCGATCACTTCAAAAAGATCAACGACGAGTATGGTCACCTTGAAGGAGACCGGGTTCTTCAGGAAGTGGCCAGCCTGATCGACAACTGCGTCCGCGAGACCGACGTGGTCACGCGCTACGGCGGTGAAGAATTCGTGATCCTCATGCCGTCGACCAATCTGGCCGGGGCATTGATCTTTGCCGAGCGCGTTCGCGAAGCGGTGGAACAGAAACTGAAAGTCACCGTCAGTGGAGGCGTGGCCCAGGCCAGCGCCACCGACGAACCGCAAACCCTGCTGGCTCGTGCCGATGCGGCCCTCTACCGTGCCAAGTCGCGCGGTCGCAATTGCATCTACTGTCACAACGGCGACAGCGTGCAAGAGCATTCGGCTGCCGGTCAGGTCGATGCGAACGTTCCGCACGAGGACGCCGAGGCGCTCCTCGAAGAGGTTCGAACGTTGGAGAAATCGCTTGGTAAGCGTGAAACCGACAAAGCCACTTCGCGTGAACCGCATCCGGTTGAAACCGTTTAG
- a CDS encoding GspE/PulE family protein gives MSTQKHNSNGVDSSQEIDRGHKHDRSQGIDFTHVKMSNLDTEAQMRLLIEHSSMTGASDLFIFAGEPEYQVAMRLWGRMRPITSLPSAEGRQLLNYVKALAGIDITERRRPQDGRWIYRDDEKVIDLRLNLIPTREGEDLTVRLLDRENNLLSIDEIGLGRHDRNALMEMLQSSSGLVLVTGPTGTGKTTTLYACLQHLNDGNRKINTLEDPIEFSLPGIRQSQVNLKVGLDFSDLLRGVIRQQPDVIMVGEIRDKETAVTAVRAANSGHLVFATLHAPVATGAVQSMLSFDIHPYFLASCLRGVIAQRLVRVLDPETRVKYELGAAGNTFADIESLLEDGQGTYFYGPDPTAENEGYKGRTAIFEMVTINKTLRDAIINRKPTHELEQLAEGMGMITFRKAAMLKVARGETSMEEVFKSVPVEYLDLETTG, from the coding sequence GTGTCAACGCAGAAACATAATTCGAATGGGGTCGATTCGTCGCAAGAGATCGACCGTGGCCACAAGCACGATCGCTCGCAAGGCATCGACTTCACGCACGTCAAAATGAGCAATCTCGATACGGAAGCCCAGATGCGGCTTCTGATCGAGCATTCGTCGATGACCGGTGCCAGCGATCTGTTTATCTTCGCTGGCGAGCCTGAGTACCAGGTCGCGATGCGGTTATGGGGTCGGATGCGGCCCATCACCAGTCTGCCGTCCGCTGAAGGGCGTCAACTGTTGAACTACGTCAAGGCGCTCGCCGGAATCGATATCACCGAGCGTCGCCGGCCACAGGATGGCCGTTGGATCTATCGCGACGACGAGAAAGTCATCGACCTCCGGTTGAACCTGATTCCGACCCGCGAAGGGGAAGACCTCACGGTTCGCTTGCTCGACCGTGAAAACAACCTGCTGTCGATCGACGAGATCGGTCTCGGTCGTCACGACCGCAACGCGTTGATGGAAATGCTGCAGTCGTCTTCCGGGCTTGTGCTGGTCACTGGCCCGACCGGCACCGGCAAAACCACCACGCTGTACGCTTGCCTGCAGCATCTCAACGACGGCAATCGCAAGATCAATACCCTCGAAGATCCGATCGAGTTCTCGCTACCTGGCATTCGTCAATCGCAAGTCAACTTGAAGGTCGGGCTTGACTTTTCGGACCTCCTGCGGGGCGTCATTCGTCAGCAGCCGGACGTGATCATGGTGGGCGAAATTCGCGACAAGGAAACGGCAGTCACCGCCGTGCGTGCCGCCAATAGTGGCCATCTTGTGTTCGCCACGCTACATGCTCCGGTCGCCACTGGTGCCGTGCAAAGCATGTTGTCCTTCGATATCCATCCTTACTTTCTGGCCAGTTGTTTGCGGGGTGTGATCGCCCAGCGCCTGGTCCGCGTCCTCGATCCCGAGACTCGCGTGAAGTATGAACTGGGTGCCGCCGGCAATACGTTCGCCGACATCGAGTCGCTGCTGGAAGATGGCCAAGGGACTTACTTCTACGGTCCCGATCCGACGGCCGAAAACGAAGGGTACAAAGGCCGTACGGCGATCTTCGAGATGGTCACCATCAACAAGACGCTCCGCGATGCGATCATCAACCGCAAGCCCACCCACGAGCTGGAACAACTGGCCGAAGGGATGGGCATGATCACCTTCCGCAAGGCCGCCATGCTGAAAGTCGCCCGCGGCGAAACGAGCATGGAAGAAGTCTTCAAAAGCGTCCCCGTCGAATACCTCGACCTGGAAACGACCGGCTAA
- the miaE gene encoding tRNA-(ms[2]io[6]A)-hydroxylase, giving the protein MLHLKSETGQRWLEQVEKNTDEVLIDHAHCEKKAAGTALNLMFAYIEDEELCREMTSIVNEELEHFHMVREILKQRGIEFRRLKPSTYGSQLHELIRSGEPQRAVDRLLIAGLIEARSCERFGQLRKHLPDAQLRDFYDSLFESEARHHAVYVRLAKHYAPESEVMARLDELATAEAAIIATGDENARMHS; this is encoded by the coding sequence ATGTTGCATCTGAAATCAGAGACCGGCCAAAGGTGGCTTGAGCAGGTCGAAAAGAACACCGACGAGGTCCTGATCGATCATGCCCACTGCGAAAAGAAAGCAGCCGGCACGGCCCTCAATCTGATGTTCGCCTATATCGAAGACGAAGAGCTGTGCCGCGAGATGACCTCGATCGTTAACGAGGAACTCGAGCACTTTCACATGGTGCGCGAGATCCTCAAGCAACGCGGAATCGAGTTTCGCCGCCTGAAACCGAGCACCTATGGCAGCCAGTTGCACGAGTTAATCCGCAGTGGCGAACCGCAGCGGGCCGTCGATCGGCTGCTGATTGCCGGACTAATCGAAGCGCGCAGCTGTGAACGATTCGGCCAGCTTCGCAAGCACCTGCCAGATGCCCAGTTGCGTGATTTCTACGATAGCCTGTTCGAATCGGAAGCACGCCACCACGCCGTGTACGTGCGACTGGCCAAGCACTACGCCCCCGAAAGTGAGGTGATGGCACGGCTGGACGAACTGGCCACGGCGGAAGCGGCTATCATTGCCACCGGAGACGAGAACGCTAGGATGCATAGTTAG
- the mtnB gene encoding methylthioribulose 1-phosphate dehydratase produces the protein MSTDTELKSSPTHPALAGLNKAVQGLRETGQYFFERGWSVGTSSNYSVVVNRSPLQLVVTASGMDKGRLAPNDFVRCNYDGNQVDADNMPTTDQPRSSAETQLHVVLARMEDVGSVLHTHSVWGTLLSDTFGDAGGFEIEGYEMLKGLAGVKTHQHTEHVPVFENTQDIPRLAERVEKRIHDESLPPIHGFLIRNHGLYTWGEDLAEARRHIEIYEFLFEVVGRKLAAQGKLCPAK, from the coding sequence ATGAGCACCGATACCGAGCTGAAGAGTTCTCCTACCCACCCTGCCCTCGCCGGCCTCAACAAGGCGGTCCAAGGGCTCCGGGAAACGGGCCAGTATTTCTTCGAGCGTGGCTGGTCCGTCGGCACGAGCAGCAACTACAGCGTCGTCGTCAATCGCAGCCCGCTGCAACTGGTCGTCACGGCCAGCGGCATGGATAAGGGGCGGTTGGCTCCAAACGATTTCGTGCGTTGCAACTACGACGGCAACCAGGTCGATGCCGACAACATGCCGACGACCGATCAGCCGCGTTCTTCGGCCGAGACTCAGTTACATGTCGTTCTGGCCCGCATGGAAGACGTCGGTTCGGTGCTGCATACGCATTCGGTCTGGGGCACGCTGCTGTCCGATACGTTCGGCGATGCTGGGGGCTTCGAGATCGAAGGGTACGAAATGCTCAAAGGCCTGGCTGGTGTGAAGACGCACCAGCACACCGAGCATGTGCCCGTGTTTGAGAACACGCAAGACATTCCCCGGCTGGCCGAAAGGGTCGAGAAGCGCATACACGACGAGTCGCTGCCCCCCATCCACGGCTTCCTCATCCGCAACCACGGCTTGTATACCTGGGGCGAGGACCTCGCGGAAGCTCGACGCCATATCGAAATTTATGAGTTCCTCTTCGAGGTCGTAGGCCGTAAACTAGCCGCACAAGGCAAGCTTTGCCCTGCCAAGTAA
- a CDS encoding SDR family NAD(P)-dependent oxidoreductase, producing the protein MSVKSLFDLTGRAVLVTGGSKGIGKTVARAFAECGANVCITARHQDELEAAADEIAQGLSVQVEYRVCDMGDRQEVGAMAVDVLQTFGGIDVLVNNAGTNKPQILTETTDEVWDEVLELNFTACMRLARHVVPSMKEKGWGRIIHLSSVMAMASNPGRGLYSGTKAALIGMARAHALELGPYGITVNCICPGPIATDLPMSLLNDEQKKRFAERTAVKRWGETIDMVGPALLLGSDAGAYITGTTILADGGLICRTFD; encoded by the coding sequence ATGAGCGTAAAAAGCCTCTTTGATCTGACAGGTCGCGCCGTTCTCGTTACCGGGGGAAGCAAGGGGATCGGTAAGACCGTTGCCCGAGCGTTCGCCGAATGTGGAGCGAATGTCTGCATCACGGCCCGTCATCAAGACGAATTGGAAGCCGCCGCTGACGAAATCGCCCAGGGGCTGAGTGTCCAGGTCGAGTACCGCGTCTGCGACATGGGGGACCGCCAAGAGGTGGGCGCGATGGCGGTCGATGTTTTGCAAACATTTGGGGGGATCGACGTGCTGGTGAACAACGCCGGAACAAACAAACCTCAAATCTTAACGGAAACTACCGACGAAGTTTGGGATGAAGTGTTAGAACTGAACTTCACCGCGTGCATGCGTTTAGCTCGTCATGTCGTCCCTAGCATGAAGGAAAAAGGTTGGGGGCGAATCATTCACCTTTCCAGTGTCATGGCGATGGCTTCCAATCCTGGTCGGGGGCTGTATTCCGGAACGAAAGCAGCACTTATTGGGATGGCCAGGGCGCATGCGTTAGAATTGGGTCCATACGGCATTACCGTCAATTGCATATGCCCCGGCCCAATCGCGACCGACCTCCCCATGAGCTTGTTAAACGACGAGCAAAAAAAACGTTTCGCCGAGCGGACCGCCGTGAAAAGGTGGGGGGAAACGATCGACATGGTGGGGCCTGCCTTGTTGCTAGGTAGCGATGCCGGTGCCTACATTACAGGGACGACCATCCTTGCTGATGGCGGATTGATTTGCCGAACGTTCGACTAA
- a CDS encoding 3-isopropylmalate dehydrogenase: MKIAVIGGDGTGPEVTAEALKVMDAAAKLEGFTIETTEFGFGGDHYLKTGEILPEGAVDQLRKFDAIFLGAIGHPDVAPGILEKGLLLQLRFQLDQYINLRPVKLYPGVDTPLKDKGPEEIDFVVVRENTEDLYAGIGGFLKKGTADEVATQTAIYTRKGCERWLRWAFEYTQKRNNPKGKKLTLVAKTNVLTYGHDLVWRTFQEVAKDYPDVEPDYNHVDACCMWMVKNPEYYDVIATTNMFGDIITDLAGILQGGMGVAAGGNINPDAGGTSMYEPMGGSAPKYTGKNVINPIAAISAGAMLLEHTGQPAAGARVLKAIQTVTGTKMKSQSAGKMGYGTTEVGDLVVEALGG, encoded by the coding sequence ATGAAAATTGCCGTAATTGGTGGAGATGGAACTGGACCTGAAGTAACCGCGGAAGCCCTGAAAGTGATGGACGCAGCCGCGAAGTTGGAAGGTTTCACCATCGAAACGACCGAGTTCGGTTTTGGTGGGGATCATTACCTGAAGACAGGTGAAATCCTGCCGGAAGGTGCCGTAGACCAACTGCGTAAGTTCGACGCCATCTTCCTCGGAGCGATCGGTCACCCCGACGTCGCCCCTGGTATTCTGGAAAAAGGCTTGCTGCTGCAGCTTCGATTTCAGTTGGACCAATACATCAACTTGCGTCCGGTGAAGCTGTACCCAGGCGTCGATACTCCGCTGAAGGACAAGGGGCCGGAAGAAATCGATTTCGTCGTCGTGCGTGAAAACACGGAAGATCTTTACGCCGGTATCGGTGGTTTCCTGAAGAAGGGGACCGCGGACGAAGTCGCCACGCAGACCGCCATATATACCCGCAAAGGTTGCGAGCGTTGGCTGCGTTGGGCTTTCGAGTACACCCAGAAGCGAAACAACCCGAAGGGTAAGAAACTGACCCTGGTCGCCAAGACCAACGTGCTGACCTACGGGCACGACCTGGTGTGGAGAACCTTCCAGGAAGTCGCCAAGGATTACCCCGACGTCGAGCCGGACTACAACCACGTCGATGCCTGTTGCATGTGGATGGTCAAGAACCCCGAGTACTACGACGTGATCGCCACGACCAACATGTTCGGCGACATCATCACCGACTTGGCCGGCATCCTGCAGGGCGGCATGGGTGTGGCTGCCGGCGGCAACATCAACCCGGATGCAGGCGGTACCAGCATGTACGAACCCATGGGGGGAAGTGCTCCGAAGTACACCGGCAAGAACGTGATCAACCCGATCGCGGCAATCAGCGCCGGGGCCATGCTGCTGGAACACACCGGTCAGCCGGCTGCCGGGGCACGCGTTTTGAAGGCCATCCAAACCGTTACCGGTACCAAGATGAAGAGCCAAAGTGCCGGCAAGATGGGCTACGGAACGACGGAAGTGGGCGACCTGGTCGTCGAAGCACTCGGCGGCTAA